A single genomic interval of Streptomyces graminofaciens harbors:
- a CDS encoding acyl-CoA synthetase, protein MAAVDISPAVALHRRAKYPTPTALVYEGQEFSAADLSRTAVELAAGLAEQGLRRGDRIAYLGFNSAVFLHTLFAAAHLGAVFVPVNFRLAADEVRHILTDSGAHTLVVEEGHRELVESILGEVPARRHLLVDTDPACPAAATAASDVWTPLSRLLGPGRPTREPVPLHDDDLGALMYTSGTTGRPKGVMLTHGNLWWNAVNVDSMVDTRSDDVNLAAAPLFHIGGLNALTLRTLLRGGTVVLRRGFDPAQCLDDLVRYRVNGLFAVPAMFAALARVPGFADADLSALRSAVVAGAPVPPQLIKDYAECGILLQQAWGLTETAPFATYLPAGLTQEKAGSAGAPMPYTEICLTHPGTGARIDEADTRGEICVRGPNVTPGYWNNPEATAAAFDDAGWFHTGDVAHRDKDGFYYIVDRLKDMIISGGENIYPAEVERVLAACPGVLEAAVIGVPDPKWGETVQAVLTCASGTVLTLEDVREFAGRHLARYKLPTRLLLVDQLPRNASGKLAKAELRRMAEAAPATDTV, encoded by the coding sequence ATGGCCGCCGTCGACATCAGCCCCGCAGTCGCCCTGCACCGCAGAGCCAAGTACCCGACGCCCACCGCCCTCGTCTACGAAGGGCAGGAGTTCTCCGCCGCCGACCTCAGCCGCACCGCGGTCGAGCTGGCCGCCGGGCTCGCCGAGCAGGGGCTGCGCCGCGGCGACCGCATCGCCTACCTCGGCTTCAACAGCGCGGTCTTCCTGCACACCCTGTTCGCCGCCGCGCATCTCGGCGCCGTCTTCGTCCCGGTCAACTTCCGCCTGGCCGCCGACGAGGTACGCCACATCCTCACGGACAGCGGTGCCCACACCCTCGTCGTGGAGGAGGGCCACCGTGAACTCGTGGAGTCGATCCTCGGCGAGGTACCCGCCCGTCGCCACCTCCTCGTCGACACCGACCCCGCCTGCCCGGCCGCCGCCACGGCTGCCTCGGACGTCTGGACGCCGCTGTCGCGGCTGCTCGGCCCCGGGCGGCCCACCCGCGAACCGGTGCCGCTGCACGACGACGACCTCGGCGCCCTGATGTACACCTCCGGCACCACCGGCCGCCCCAAAGGCGTCATGCTCACGCACGGCAATCTGTGGTGGAACGCCGTCAACGTCGACAGCATGGTCGACACCCGCTCCGACGACGTGAACCTGGCCGCCGCCCCCCTCTTCCACATCGGCGGCCTCAACGCCCTCACCCTGCGCACCCTGCTGCGCGGCGGCACGGTCGTCCTGCGGCGCGGCTTCGACCCCGCCCAGTGCCTCGACGACCTCGTCCGGTACCGGGTGAACGGTCTCTTCGCCGTCCCCGCCATGTTCGCCGCCCTCGCCCGTGTGCCCGGCTTCGCCGACGCCGATCTGAGCGCCCTGCGCTCCGCCGTCGTCGCGGGAGCGCCCGTGCCTCCGCAGCTGATCAAGGACTACGCCGAGTGCGGGATCCTGCTCCAGCAGGCGTGGGGGCTCACCGAGACGGCCCCCTTCGCCACCTATCTGCCCGCCGGGCTGACCCAGGAGAAGGCGGGTTCGGCCGGCGCCCCGATGCCGTACACCGAGATCTGTCTCACCCACCCCGGCACCGGAGCCAGGATCGACGAGGCGGACACACGCGGCGAGATCTGCGTCCGCGGCCCCAACGTCACCCCCGGCTACTGGAACAACCCCGAGGCCACCGCCGCCGCCTTCGACGACGCAGGCTGGTTCCACACCGGTGACGTCGCCCACCGCGACAAGGACGGCTTCTACTACATCGTCGACCGGCTCAAGGACATGATCATCAGCGGTGGCGAGAACATCTACCCCGCCGAGGTGGAGCGGGTCCTCGCCGCCTGCCCCGGCGTCCTGGAGGCAGCCGTCATCGGCGTCCCCGACCCCAAGTGGGGCGAGACCGTCCAGGCCGTCCTCACCTGCGCCTCCGGAACGGTCCTGACACTGGAGGACGTACGGGAGTTCGCCGGCCGGCACCTCGCCCGCTACAAGCTCCCCACCCGACTCCTGCTCGTCGACCAACTGCCCCGCAACGCCAGCGGCAAGCTCGCCAAGGCCGAACTGCGCCGCATGGCCGAGGCCGCGCCCGCCACCGACACCGTGTGA
- a CDS encoding GNAT family N-acetyltransferase yields MSPAVITALDLPLPPGLRLYRVRDHPLRACYPYGAHDLAVRLVRQDLAEAGRLLRDLVPALFAADPRCRRVVAAPAEDDIAAQAAFEAGGFRRVAEADLPDGSVVLYTVEPPEIAELPTALDDMPH; encoded by the coding sequence GTGAGCCCCGCCGTGATCACCGCTCTCGACCTGCCGCTGCCGCCCGGCCTCCGGCTGTACCGCGTGCGGGACCACCCCCTGCGGGCCTGTTATCCGTACGGCGCGCACGACCTCGCCGTACGCCTGGTACGGCAGGACCTCGCCGAGGCCGGCCGGCTGCTGCGCGACCTCGTCCCGGCGCTGTTCGCCGCCGATCCGCGCTGCCGCCGCGTGGTCGCCGCACCGGCCGAGGACGACATCGCCGCCCAGGCTGCCTTCGAGGCGGGCGGCTTCCGCCGGGTCGCGGAGGCGGACCTGCCGGACGGCAGCGTGGTCCTGTACACGGTGGAACCCCCCGAGATCGCCGAACTACCCACAGCCCTGGACGACATGCCCCACTGA
- a CDS encoding zinc-binding dehydrogenase yields MLAAIAISQSATDPLSGLVLRDVPKPEPEPGWSRVRVMASSLNMHDLWTLRGVGHPPERLPIILGCDAAGYDEDGNEVIVHPVLGDPDAGRGDETLDPNRALLSERHDGSFAEWLTVPTRNLVPKPAWLSFDEAACLPVAWTTAYRMLFTQARITAGDRVLVQGAGGGVASAAIRLAVAAGAVVYATSRSEDKRAEALGWGARAAVPTGERLPEKVDVVIETVGEATWSHSLKSLRPGGTVVIAGATSGTNPPADLGRVFYLQQRILGSTGGTRAELVAMLRMLDATGTRPVIDRTLPLTDIHKGFQLMIDGGLTGKLVIHPSDSRPQK; encoded by the coding sequence GTGCTTGCCGCTATCGCCATCTCCCAGAGCGCCACCGATCCCCTGTCCGGGCTCGTCCTGCGCGACGTACCGAAACCCGAACCCGAGCCCGGCTGGTCCCGGGTGCGTGTCATGGCCTCCTCGCTGAACATGCACGACCTGTGGACCCTGCGGGGCGTCGGCCATCCGCCCGAGCGGCTCCCGATCATCCTCGGCTGCGACGCCGCCGGATACGACGAGGACGGCAACGAGGTCATCGTCCACCCGGTGCTGGGCGACCCGGACGCCGGCCGCGGCGACGAGACGCTGGACCCGAACCGGGCGCTGCTGTCCGAACGGCACGACGGTTCGTTCGCCGAGTGGCTGACCGTCCCCACCCGCAACCTGGTGCCCAAGCCCGCGTGGCTGTCGTTCGACGAGGCCGCCTGTCTGCCGGTCGCCTGGACCACCGCCTACCGCATGCTGTTCACCCAGGCCAGGATCACCGCGGGCGACCGGGTCCTCGTCCAGGGCGCGGGCGGCGGTGTCGCCTCCGCCGCGATTCGGCTCGCGGTGGCCGCGGGCGCCGTCGTCTACGCCACCAGCCGCAGCGAGGACAAGCGCGCCGAAGCCCTCGGCTGGGGCGCCAGGGCCGCCGTACCCACCGGGGAGCGGCTGCCCGAGAAGGTCGACGTGGTGATCGAGACGGTGGGAGAGGCCACCTGGTCGCACTCCCTGAAGTCACTCCGTCCCGGCGGCACCGTCGTGATCGCCGGCGCCACCAGCGGCACCAACCCGCCCGCCGACCTGGGCCGCGTCTTCTACCTCCAGCAGCGCATCCTCGGCTCCACCGGCGGTACCCGCGCCGAACTGGTCGCGATGCTCCGCATGCTCGACGCGACCGGCACCCGCCCGGTGATCGACCGGACCCTGCCGCTCACGGACATCCACAAGGGATTCCAGCTCATGATCGACGGCGGGCTGACCGGAAAGCTCGTCATCCATCCGTCGGACTCCCGCCCGCAGAAGTAA
- a CDS encoding 3-carboxyethylcatechol 2,3-dioxygenase, which produces MPAAAVGLSHSPLIGKNDPEPEVLARVDEAVETAKTFIRAFDPDLVVLYAPDHYNGFFYKEMPPFCLATEAHAVGDFGTAAGPLSVDTAAAKALAQGVLDRGIDLTVSARMTVDHGFAQPLEVLFGGIDRVPVVPVFVNGVATPLGPVSRIRALGTAIGEAAAALDRRVLFLASGGLSHDPPVPVLDGAPPRVADALIEGRPPTPEQRAKGEQRVVQAGRDYAAGSTAMIPINPAWDNRLLDHLERGELAEFDSWTVDGMAEEAGGSAHEVRAWIAAFASLAATGPYDMTSRFYEAIPAWIAGFAVATAEGR; this is translated from the coding sequence ATGCCCGCAGCAGCCGTCGGGTTGTCCCACTCGCCCCTCATCGGCAAGAACGACCCGGAGCCCGAGGTCCTGGCCCGCGTCGACGAGGCCGTCGAGACCGCGAAGACCTTCATCCGGGCCTTCGACCCGGACCTGGTCGTGCTCTACGCACCCGACCACTACAACGGCTTCTTCTACAAGGAGATGCCCCCGTTCTGCCTGGCCACCGAGGCCCACGCGGTGGGCGACTTCGGCACGGCCGCCGGCCCGCTGTCCGTCGACACCGCCGCCGCCAAGGCCCTGGCCCAGGGCGTGCTCGACCGCGGTATCGACCTCACCGTCTCCGCCCGCATGACCGTCGACCACGGCTTCGCCCAGCCCCTCGAAGTCCTCTTCGGCGGCATCGACCGAGTCCCGGTCGTGCCCGTCTTCGTCAACGGGGTGGCCACCCCGCTCGGCCCGGTCAGCCGGATCAGGGCCCTGGGCACGGCGATCGGTGAGGCCGCCGCCGCACTCGACCGCCGCGTGCTGTTCCTCGCCTCCGGCGGCCTCTCGCACGACCCGCCGGTCCCGGTGCTGGACGGAGCGCCGCCCCGCGTCGCCGACGCGCTCATCGAGGGCCGGCCGCCGACCCCCGAGCAGCGCGCGAAGGGCGAGCAGCGGGTCGTCCAGGCGGGCCGCGACTACGCCGCCGGATCGACCGCGATGATCCCGATCAACCCCGCCTGGGACAACCGCCTCCTCGACCACCTCGAACGCGGTGAGCTGGCGGAGTTCGACTCCTGGACCGTGGACGGCATGGCCGAGGAGGCGGGCGGCTCCGCCCACGAGGTCCGGGCGTGGATCGCCGCTTTCGCGTCCCTCGCCGCGACCGGCCCGTACGACATGACCTCCCGCTTCTACGAGGCCATCCCCGCGTGGATCGCCGGGTTCGCCGTGGCCACCGCGGAAGGGCGGTGA
- a CDS encoding 2-keto-4-pentenoate hydratase: MAYPPADTDAVARAAARLAAALDEGRPVPPVRDLLGEHDVAAAYAVQRELTRRRLAAGAVVVGRKIGLTSPAVQRQLGVDQPDFGVLFADMDVSGLPEVPSGRLLQPKAEAEIAFVLREDLADGDLDPVRIRAAVDHAVAALEIVDSRVADWDIRLTDTVADNASSGLFVLAERRLTLDEFEPREATMRLYADDVLVSEGNGAACLGDPLNALAWLARTAREFGEPLRAGQVVLSGALGPMVPAPPGTRVRAEISSLGEVTAAFSEKGDT; the protein is encoded by the coding sequence ATGGCGTATCCGCCGGCCGACACGGACGCGGTGGCCAGGGCGGCCGCCCGCCTCGCTGCCGCCCTGGACGAGGGACGGCCCGTCCCACCCGTACGGGACCTGCTCGGCGAACACGATGTCGCCGCCGCCTACGCCGTACAGCGGGAACTCACCCGTCGCAGGCTGGCGGCCGGCGCGGTCGTCGTCGGCCGTAAGATCGGCCTGACCTCACCGGCCGTACAACGTCAACTCGGCGTGGACCAGCCCGACTTCGGTGTGCTGTTCGCCGACATGGACGTCTCGGGCCTGCCCGAGGTGCCGTCCGGGCGGCTGCTCCAGCCCAAGGCCGAGGCGGAGATCGCCTTCGTGCTGAGGGAGGACCTGGCCGACGGCGATCTGGACCCGGTACGGATCCGGGCGGCCGTGGACCACGCGGTCGCCGCGCTGGAGATCGTCGACAGCCGTGTCGCCGACTGGGACATCCGCCTCACCGACACGGTCGCGGACAACGCCTCCAGCGGACTGTTCGTACTCGCCGAACGCCGGCTCACCCTCGACGAGTTCGAGCCCCGCGAGGCCACCATGCGGCTGTACGCGGACGACGTGCTCGTCTCCGAGGGCAACGGCGCCGCCTGCCTCGGTGACCCGCTGAACGCGCTGGCCTGGCTGGCCCGCACGGCAAGGGAGTTCGGCGAGCCGCTGCGCGCGGGCCAGGTCGTCCTGTCCGGCGCGCTCGGCCCCATGGTCCCCGCCCCGCCCGGCACCCGCGTGCGCGCCGAGATCAGTTCGCTCGGTGAGGTCACCGCCGCCTTCTCCGAAAAGGGCGACACGTGA
- a CDS encoding aldehyde dehydrogenase family protein translates to MIHPEPTHRMLIGGRLVGAEGGLLSVLNPATEEIVGHVPDAGDAQLDAAVSAARRAFVTWRATPVDERRAVLAACASTVREHTGELAVLLTTEQGKPLADARIEITTFADWLDAHAAMEYPDDEITETGTHRVRVRRVPLGVVAGIVPWNYPVVLAAKKIGPALLAGNTIVVKPSPYTPLTTLRVGELLADVVPAGVVNIISGGDSLGPRLTGHPGIRKIAFVGSSATGRKVMASAARNLSRVTLELGGNDAAIVLPDVDVDEVARRVFWTCFVNSGQLCIAAKRVYVHEDVYDAFAERFAELARSVKVGNGMEDGVQLGPLQNRAQYEKVVGLIKATIGSGARLLVEGAIPDGPGYFVHPTVVDDPADDAAIVTQEPFGPVVPLLRFRDVDDVVRRANDSEYGLAGTVWSRDIAAAEELAARIEVGTVWINQEAIPTPDLPFGGHKASGIGVENGLEGVLEHTDIQVLSIRKA, encoded by the coding sequence GTGATCCACCCCGAACCCACCCATCGCATGCTCATCGGCGGCCGCCTCGTCGGCGCCGAAGGCGGCCTGCTGAGCGTGCTGAATCCCGCCACCGAGGAGATCGTCGGCCACGTCCCCGACGCCGGCGACGCCCAGCTGGACGCCGCCGTCTCAGCCGCGCGACGGGCCTTCGTCACCTGGCGCGCCACACCTGTGGACGAGCGCCGCGCCGTGCTGGCCGCCTGCGCGTCGACCGTCCGCGAGCACACCGGGGAACTGGCCGTACTGCTCACCACCGAGCAGGGCAAACCGCTGGCCGACGCGCGCATCGAGATCACGACCTTCGCCGACTGGCTCGACGCGCACGCCGCCATGGAGTACCCCGACGACGAGATCACCGAGACCGGGACCCACCGCGTCCGGGTGCGCCGCGTACCGCTCGGCGTCGTCGCCGGCATCGTGCCGTGGAACTACCCGGTCGTCCTGGCCGCCAAGAAGATCGGCCCGGCGCTGCTCGCCGGCAACACCATCGTGGTCAAGCCCTCGCCGTACACACCGCTCACCACGCTGCGTGTCGGCGAGCTGCTGGCCGATGTCGTACCCGCCGGCGTCGTCAACATCATCAGCGGTGGTGACAGTCTCGGCCCGAGACTCACCGGGCACCCGGGCATCCGCAAGATCGCCTTCGTCGGCTCCAGCGCGACCGGCCGCAAGGTCATGGCCTCCGCCGCCCGCAACCTCTCCCGCGTCACCCTGGAGCTGGGCGGCAACGACGCCGCGATCGTGCTGCCCGACGTGGACGTGGACGAGGTCGCCAGGCGGGTCTTCTGGACCTGCTTCGTCAACAGCGGCCAGCTCTGCATCGCCGCCAAGCGGGTCTATGTGCACGAGGACGTCTACGACGCGTTCGCGGAGCGATTCGCCGAGCTCGCACGGTCCGTCAAGGTCGGCAACGGCATGGAGGACGGCGTCCAGCTGGGCCCCCTCCAGAACCGCGCGCAGTACGAGAAGGTCGTCGGCCTGATCAAGGCGACCATCGGCTCCGGCGCCAGGCTGCTGGTCGAGGGCGCGATCCCGGACGGCCCCGGCTACTTCGTGCACCCGACCGTGGTGGACGACCCCGCCGACGACGCGGCGATCGTCACCCAGGAGCCGTTCGGCCCGGTCGTCCCCCTGCTGCGGTTCCGGGACGTCGACGACGTCGTCCGCCGCGCCAACGACTCCGAGTACGGGCTCGCCGGCACCGTCTGGAGCCGCGACATCGCGGCGGCCGAGGAACTGGCGGCGCGGATCGAGGTCGGCACCGTCTGGATCAACCAGGAGGCGATCCCGACCCCCGACCTGCCCTTCGGCGGCCACAAGGCCTCCGGCATCGGCGTCGAGAACGGCCTGGAAGGCGTGCTGGAGCACACCGACATCCAGGTCCTGTCCATCCGTAAGGCATGA
- a CDS encoding aldehyde dehydrogenase family protein — protein sequence MSVMSDLVRLDALGPGGAYRSKNIQTVKDIYGAPFAELSLVPPLFVARTMSALRKADPLPLEQRLDAIARAGKAFATETVGGLSVTEYQHAVCRVSGLPWITTEMALEYTVQYTDLAYLSSQEARPTGAVNDWRDPRTRNGGGVWARRGNVFAVHAPGNTPSAHTLWLQSLALGYRVAVRPSSREPFSSHRWITALRDAGFGADQVALLPTDHATADEVVRGADRAMVYGDDEVVRKYSSMATVLPQGPGRSKFLVTKDADWTSYLDTIVSSVSAHGGAACINTTAVFVEGDPAPVAQAIAERLSVLPSLPPQDPKAVLPVKPIEEARRIEQYLLAKAAGTTPWLGGDGIVDDLGDGTAVLRPAVHQVSRPDAPQTRVEQRFPCVWVAPWSPEAGVEPLKDTVVLTAVTDDETLVDRLIDEPSIANVYLGDHPTYWLPPGIPHDDYLESFLMRTKACIR from the coding sequence ATGAGCGTGATGAGCGACCTCGTCCGACTCGACGCACTGGGCCCCGGCGGCGCGTACCGGTCGAAGAACATCCAGACCGTCAAGGACATCTACGGCGCGCCGTTCGCCGAACTGAGCCTGGTCCCCCCGCTCTTCGTCGCCAGGACCATGTCGGCGCTGCGCAAGGCCGACCCGCTGCCGCTGGAACAGCGCCTGGACGCCATCGCCAGGGCGGGCAAGGCCTTCGCCACCGAAACCGTCGGTGGACTGTCCGTCACGGAGTACCAGCACGCGGTGTGCCGGGTGTCGGGCCTGCCCTGGATCACGACCGAGATGGCCCTCGAATACACCGTGCAGTACACGGATCTCGCCTACCTCAGCTCCCAGGAGGCCCGGCCCACCGGGGCGGTCAACGACTGGCGCGACCCGCGCACCCGCAACGGCGGCGGCGTGTGGGCCCGTCGCGGAAACGTGTTCGCCGTCCACGCCCCCGGCAACACGCCGAGCGCCCACACCCTGTGGCTGCAGTCCCTCGCCCTCGGCTACCGGGTGGCGGTGCGGCCGTCGAGCCGCGAACCGTTCAGCTCCCACCGGTGGATCACCGCCCTGCGCGACGCCGGTTTCGGCGCCGACCAGGTCGCCCTGCTGCCGACCGACCACGCCACCGCCGACGAGGTCGTGCGGGGCGCGGACCGGGCGATGGTGTACGGCGACGACGAGGTGGTGCGCAAGTACTCCTCGATGGCGACGGTGCTGCCGCAGGGGCCGGGGCGGTCGAAGTTCCTCGTCACCAAGGACGCCGACTGGACGTCCTACCTGGACACCATCGTCTCCTCGGTCAGCGCTCACGGCGGAGCCGCGTGCATCAACACCACCGCGGTGTTCGTCGAGGGCGACCCGGCACCGGTGGCACAGGCGATCGCCGAGCGGCTCTCCGTACTCCCCAGCCTGCCGCCGCAGGACCCCAAGGCGGTGCTGCCCGTGAAGCCGATCGAGGAGGCCCGCCGGATCGAGCAGTACCTGCTGGCCAAGGCCGCCGGCACCACCCCCTGGCTGGGCGGCGACGGGATCGTCGACGACCTCGGGGACGGCACCGCGGTGCTGCGCCCCGCCGTGCACCAGGTATCCCGCCCCGATGCCCCACAGACCCGTGTCGAGCAGCGCTTTCCCTGTGTGTGGGTGGCGCCGTGGAGCCCGGAGGCCGGGGTCGAGCCGCTCAAGGACACCGTGGTGCTCACCGCCGTCACCGACGACGAGACGCTCGTGGACCGGCTCATCGACGAGCCCAGCATCGCCAACGTCTACCTCGGCGACCACCCGACGTACTGGCTTCCCCCCGGCATCCCGCACGACGACTACCTCGAATCGTTCCTGATGCGCACGAAGGCCTGTATCCGCTGA
- a CDS encoding phenazine antibiotic biosynthesis protein, giving the protein MIDDIDTVLDRPIGDGHDPGEFIRAAMRWHFDPRTGSPFWLARAKTLDFDPLTDVRGVDDLALFPNVCDELRDVRVEDLVPRGYGDKPEICGIFESGGTTGQPKRVVLLRDWFRKSQEWLDSTLDAHGAPRGANWLMMFPTGPHMGGYAYARLAKDRGGHAFSIDMDPRWVKRLISSGRTEDARAYADHLLEQARHVLRSQDVGVLAITPPVLERLAVDDELTDLVRDKARAIIWAGAHMDAGTRDVLGSEVFPGLPLIGFFGSTMMLHSCGQRVTEDAGECVFDPPAPFITFRVVDPDSGKQVEHGARGRVVVNHVSRSFLLPNNLDRDEATRVPGPRGQVGDSLADVTPVQVFDGEAVIEGVY; this is encoded by the coding sequence ATGATCGACGATATCGACACCGTTCTCGACAGGCCGATCGGAGACGGCCATGACCCGGGCGAGTTCATCAGGGCGGCGATGCGATGGCACTTCGACCCGAGGACAGGGTCGCCGTTCTGGCTGGCGCGGGCGAAGACACTCGATTTCGACCCGCTGACCGATGTCCGGGGGGTCGATGATCTGGCGTTGTTCCCCAACGTGTGCGACGAGCTGCGCGACGTACGCGTCGAGGACCTCGTTCCGCGCGGTTACGGCGACAAGCCGGAGATCTGCGGGATCTTCGAGAGCGGTGGCACGACCGGCCAGCCCAAGCGCGTGGTCCTCCTGCGGGACTGGTTCCGCAAGTCGCAGGAATGGCTCGACTCGACCCTGGACGCGCACGGCGCGCCGAGGGGCGCGAACTGGCTGATGATGTTTCCCACCGGTCCGCACATGGGCGGCTACGCGTATGCGCGGCTCGCCAAGGATCGCGGTGGCCACGCGTTCTCGATCGACATGGACCCGCGCTGGGTCAAACGACTCATCTCCTCCGGCCGCACCGAGGACGCCCGCGCCTACGCCGACCATCTGCTCGAACAGGCCCGGCACGTGTTACGCAGCCAGGACGTGGGCGTCCTCGCCATCACGCCACCGGTACTCGAACGCCTCGCCGTCGACGACGAGTTGACCGACCTGGTGCGGGACAAGGCCAGGGCGATCATCTGGGCCGGCGCGCACATGGACGCCGGCACCCGTGACGTGCTCGGCAGCGAGGTCTTTCCCGGCCTCCCGCTCATCGGGTTCTTCGGCAGCACGATGATGCTGCACAGCTGCGGACAGCGGGTCACCGAGGACGCCGGGGAGTGCGTCTTCGATCCGCCGGCACCGTTCATCACCTTCCGGGTCGTCGACCCCGACAGCGGGAAACAGGTCGAACACGGCGCCCGCGGCCGGGTGGTGGTCAACCACGTCAGCCGGAGCTTCCTGCTGCCCAACAACCTCGACCGCGACGAGGCCACCCGTGTGCCGGGGCCGCGAGGACAGGTGGGCGACTCCCTGGCGGATGTGACCCCGGTCCAGGTCTTCGACGGCGAAGCCGTGATCGAGGGAGTCTACTGA
- a CDS encoding MFS transporter — protein sequence MSEITSDTERVGATATSTPAAARKSSASRVAVASLVGTIIEYYDFAVYGTAAALVLGPAFFPSGNATLSTLAAFLTVAAAFVARPVGVVVFGSIGDRLGRKRALFLSLVLMGLSTVGVGLLPTYETAGLVAPVLLIVLRLLQGVSMGGEWGGAVLLAAEHAPPGRRALYASIPQAGPALGFLLSSAVILPTLAIVGKDGFAEWAWRVPFLLSTALIAVGLWVRSRVAESPVFDERSTGDPARFPLGVLIREYPGKLLLGTGAAIGGSAIYYLTTVYSLSYGPTALGIPQPTMLTAASIAAAADAAVTVPVAIMADRVGRRPVMLAGAAGCALWALPMFGSLQTGNAILITGAFTIGLVLFVMMFAPMAAFLPELFPARLRYTGASATFILAVTLGGGFAPLVATWLTSHWQSPFVLGLYAGVLCLVSLGCVLALPETRDKDFSV from the coding sequence ATGTCCGAGATCACCAGCGATACCGAACGGGTCGGCGCCACCGCGACGAGCACGCCCGCCGCCGCACGGAAATCCTCCGCGTCGCGGGTCGCCGTCGCGAGCCTCGTCGGCACGATCATCGAGTACTACGACTTCGCCGTGTACGGTACGGCCGCCGCCCTCGTCCTCGGCCCGGCCTTCTTCCCCTCCGGCAACGCCACGCTGTCCACGCTGGCCGCCTTCCTCACCGTCGCCGCCGCGTTCGTGGCCCGACCGGTCGGCGTGGTGGTGTTCGGGAGCATCGGCGACCGGCTCGGCCGCAAGCGTGCCCTCTTCCTCTCCCTGGTCCTGATGGGCCTGTCCACGGTCGGCGTCGGACTGCTGCCCACCTACGAGACCGCGGGCCTCGTCGCCCCCGTGCTCCTGATCGTCCTGCGCCTGCTGCAGGGCGTGAGCATGGGCGGTGAGTGGGGCGGAGCCGTGCTGCTGGCCGCGGAGCACGCGCCTCCCGGCCGCCGCGCGTTGTACGCGTCGATCCCGCAGGCCGGCCCGGCACTCGGCTTCCTGCTGTCCAGCGCCGTGATCCTGCCGACGCTGGCGATCGTGGGCAAGGACGGCTTCGCCGAATGGGCCTGGCGTGTCCCGTTCCTGCTGAGCACCGCCCTGATCGCCGTCGGCCTCTGGGTCCGGTCCCGGGTCGCCGAGTCCCCCGTGTTCGACGAGCGGTCCACCGGCGACCCCGCCCGCTTCCCGCTCGGCGTCCTGATCAGGGAGTACCCCGGCAAGCTGCTCCTCGGCACGGGCGCGGCGATCGGCGGTTCCGCGATCTACTACCTGACGACCGTCTACAGCCTCTCCTACGGGCCGACTGCCCTCGGCATCCCGCAGCCCACGATGCTGACCGCCGCGAGCATCGCCGCCGCGGCCGACGCGGCCGTCACCGTGCCGGTGGCGATCATGGCCGACCGGGTCGGCAGACGCCCGGTGATGCTGGCCGGCGCGGCGGGGTGCGCCCTGTGGGCCCTGCCCATGTTCGGCTCCCTGCAGACCGGCAACGCCATACTGATCACCGGGGCCTTCACCATCGGGCTCGTGCTGTTCGTCATGATGTTCGCGCCCATGGCCGCGTTCCTGCCGGAGCTGTTCCCGGCCCGGCTGCGCTACACCGGAGCCTCGGCGACCTTCATCCTCGCCGTCACCCTCGGCGGTGGCTTCGCCCCGCTGGTCGCCACCTGGCTGACCTCGCACTGGCAGTCGCCGTTCGTCCTCGGCCTCTACGCCGGCGTGCTGTGCCTGGTCAGCCTGGGCTGTGTCCTGGCCCTGCCCGAGACCCGCGACAAGGACTTCAGCGTGTGA